The genomic interval CTAGTCGAAGATCGCTTAAACCTACTCCTCTGAAACAAACATGAATCCGCTCTTTTGATTTTCTCTGACGTTTTCGTGTTCGGCAACGTTTAGGTTTAGTACGAGTTGTCTTCTCAGTAGACTGATTACTGGAAGAGTTACTCACCTTTGACCAATACACATCGTCGTTACTACCAAAGAGGATTGGATAAGGCAAAGTCTTTGGCAGCCTCGACATCTCTGCCATCCGATTTGGCTCATCTTGTTCCCATGTTTCAAAGTCTTCTGAAACGTCAGGCAAGGCGATCGCTTTTTCTAAAGCCTCTTCATAGTGTTGTCCCAACAAATCTCGACCTTTGGGAAGGCGGCTCTCTAGTTGTTTCTGTAGTCTTTCAATCTCAACCCTTTTCCTCTCGAGCCTTAAAGCCAATTGATCTGGGTCTTCCTCCTCTAAATTCACTTGGCAAGAATTTTTAAGTAAGTGAGCGATCGCACGGCGTGTTAAAGGAAGTTTTGTAGTTTTCCATTTCTTAAACAGAAGCGACATTTTTGAGGCGAGTGCCTTCTTCGATGCAAGTTTCTTCCGTTCTTTTTTAAGCTCATTTTCTACCTGAGTCAAAACCTTAGCTGCTCTAGCACGAATTTTTGTGTCAGAAAAATCTGTGTTTTCTGATAGAGCTATATCGGTCTCAACAAGCTGTAACCAATTTTGTTTGCCCTCAATTGCCATACCTAGACTTTTTTGCACCTCAAACCAGGAATTAAAGGTATACAAAACAGTCGAGATCGCAGAGGTATAAATACGGGCTGGAAGCTCCGCAAATGATTTATCCTTTTCTCTAATATTGTCACACAGCTTCTTTAAGTTTTCTCTTGACACTACTCCTTTGCTTCTCCAAGTCTCAAAATCTTGATCGTCAATAACCTCTCGAATTAATTGATTGACAAAAAGAGAATATTTGAGGAATAAATTCCATAAGTATTCTCGTGTTTCCAAGTCAGCGCAAATGAGGAATTTAGTTGTATGCATCTGTCAATCCTTTGCTCAAAAGTATAGATAACTTCGTGGCACTTGAAATGAGTTATGTTTAAGGACTTGATTATTCTGTTCGGATTTTCCTGAGAAGTAGAATTAAAGTTTCCCCATTCAATTCACTAGCCAAAGATTCAATTAGTTCGACTATCAAAAACTCAATTTCTTTTTCTGTTAAACTCAGCCACTGCGAGTCAAAATAATCATCTGAAAAATGACTAACTAATATTACTAAATTGCAGATTGCAGCATCAATTAAAGGTGAAGGCACTGAATAGTCCTCAGTGTTTGAACCTTTCATAGTAATGAAACCTATTAATGAAAATGAGAAATTAGGTGGTGTCTAGAACTAAACACGCTGAATATTAAATCATTTGCCTTTTCTTGAATAGGTTTAATAAGTAATCTACTCCTCAAATCAATTGGAGTAAACTAATGATTTTATAGATACCCCTTTGTCTTAGAAAAAGTCAACAGGATTGCGAGAATTTAAACAAATATTGGGTTGAAAACCACTACCGTTTTCTATCTACTAATAGAGGTTTTCTCCTATTAGGAGGCTTCAGGAAAATTTAGTTCTTTTCAGGAGATTTCTAGAGATTTTCAGAGATTTCTAGAGATTTTCAGAGATTTCTAGGAGCAATTTGGAGACTGCAAGAGATTCCTAGAGTGATTTGGAGATTCCTAGGAATAATTCGGGGATTTTCAGAGATTTCTAGGAGAACTAAAGAGAACTCAGGAGAAGTTAGGACCAAATTGGAAGAAGTTTGAACTTTCTTAGGAGGAACTAAGAGAAATTAGGAGAAGTGGAGAAAAACTGACTCAGATAACAGCCTGAAAATAGATTGTTATTTTTGAAAAATAGTATTGTTATTTCATGGCAACCTTGTAGTCTGAGTAGTAGAGCTTGCCTCCTTAAATCCTTGAGCATTAGTTTGACAACTTCTCAGAAAAACCGCTCTATTATTGTTTTGAAGGCAATTTAAGTGAATGAAAACTGCTCTATGGTTTTGATGAGGGCGTAGTAATCTTCAACTGCTAAGGCGTTGTATTCAAACTCGTTTGCCTGCTTCTAACAAACGTAGTTCCTTTAAGCTCTAACGATCGGCAATTCATCCCAACAAGTGGTATATCGCTTCGATGGATATCCTACCCGCGTTCCCCAATCTTGTTTCAATCCCATAGCCGCATACTTGATGCTGCCACTGCCTAGCTTCCGGTTAATCTGATCCATAGCCTGCATCAGTCGCTGACTCTTTTCATCGCTGTGAGCATCAAACAGGTTCGTTTGCACCTCATCAGCTTCTACTAACTTTGGAGCAGACACCCCAGCTTTGTAGTACTGAAACCCCTCCTTAAAGAGAGCAGATGCAGCCTCTAATGTGTGGGGGAGGAGCTTGTCTGTGAGGTTAGTCGGGGCTTCTAACCGAATCTCTTGACTGGCTTCATATTGTGGAGTGTTTGCAAAACGATTGGTTCGCATCGACACATAGACAACTTGAGTGGCTAATCCCTCTTGCCGCAACTTTTCTGCTAACCGACTGGTATGAGTCGCGATCGCCTCCCTCATTTCTGCAAGTTCAGTCACTGGGCGACCAAAGCAGCGCGTTACCATCATGCCCTGCCTTGGATCAGACGTAGGTTCAACAGGCAGACAAGACATCCCGCCCAACTCCAATACCGTTCTTAGCAGAATGACCCCAAATCGCTTTTTAATCCAACTTTGGTCTGCTTGTTGCAACTGAAGGGCCGTTTTAATTCCCCTTGCTTGCAATGCCTCAGCAGTATGAGAACCCACACCCCAAATGCTCCTGACTGCCACCTCGCTCAAGATGGCAAACCAATCTTGCCCTGTGGTTAAATCCACCACCCCTTGGGAGGCTGGATCTGCTTTTGCCCTGTGGTTGGCAATTTTTGCCAGGGTTTTAGTTGGAGCAATGCCGATCGATACTGGGATTCCAGTCCACTGCTTAACGCTCTGACGCATCTGCTGCCCGTACTCGACTCGGTTGTGCTGACTAAAACCCGTTAAGTCAAGAAATGCTTCATCGACTGAATACACCTCAACTGTAGGGCAAAAGTGAGAGAGGGTCGTCATTACCCGACGAGACATATCCCGGTACAAGGCAGGGTTGCTTGAGAAAATGTGGAGTCCGTGACTGCTGACGAATCGTTTGACCTCGGTTCCCATCGCCTGCATTTTGATGCCAATGGCTTTGGCTTCCGGTGAACGGCTCACCACACAAGCATCATTGCCACTGAGCACCACCACAGGCTTGCCTTCCAAGGCAGGATTAAACACCTTCTCACAGGAGACAAAGAAGGAGTTACAGTCTGCGAGTGCAATGATTTTAGGCTGCATCGCTACCCAAGCTGGAGTCAGAGCGAATGGATGATAGTTGTCACTACACCCCATACCTCAAAGTCCCCGGATGCTTTGGCAGATGCGTCTGGTTCCTGCAACCTCAATTGCCCGTTGACGATCTGCAACTTGCGAATCACTAGTGCCCCATCAACCGCAGCGACCACCAGTTTGCCTGCAACAGCATCAATGGAGCGATCTACGATCAGCAAATCCCCAGGATGAACACACTCATTGAGTAGCCCCTCTCCTTCGACCCGCATGAAAAAGGTCGCTGCTGGGTTTTTGACCAAACCATTGAGATCAAGGCTGGTATCAAGGGAACTATCACCAGGAGCCGGGAAAGACATACAACCTTTAGATGAAATTGCCAGGGATTGAGCGGGTGACGAAACCAATCTGCTGTAGAGGCGATCGCCCAGGGTTAATTAGTTGATACAACAATTGTCTGTTGCCGGGGGTGGCAGGTTCCCTGATGGATACAACCTAATCTTACTGGCAACTCCAGCAGGGCAAAAGAGCAGTTCTGGTATCTTCTGAAGGTGCGATCGCCCACCCCCAACTGGAGCAAAACACAACGTACCTCAGATGAGCTACTGTGATACGAACGACCGCAGTATCTCTCAGATTGATTTAATGTCTGCAATCCAAGAAGTGTTTCTAGAAATCGAATGGGGTGGTGAAGCAGAAGCCCGTCAAGCCCGTGACCAAAGGGCAGCCCAACTGCAAGAGCAAGGGTTAGTGTGCAGCTGCGAGAACCTTTACAACGTCTATGGCTACCGGGTCTTCACGCTAGAGGCAACTGAGGCAACTCCAATTGAAGTGAGCCCCGTTCCTGGTCGTGATGCAAAGCAGATTTCGCTTCGAGGCGATCGCCCCATCTCTTCTCGTCCCCCCAGAGAGAGTCGCCCGGTTCGTAAGTTCGAGCGCCGATGATTGAGGCAGATCACCCAGTTGTAGGATGAGCCGGATGAAGGGTTTCGCTGCCTTTGACAGTGCGATCGCAACTCCCGCAGCATAGAGCAAGCTGAAGCTTGAGACATTTTTTCAGTTTCGCCTCTTCCTTCTTTTTTCCTTTTCCTTATTCCCTCTTTCCCTTTGTGGGGGGACTCCTTCTGGGGCTTTCCCTTTTCTCTTCCCACACCCTGTAGAGGGTTACAGTTGATTGGGGGGAAGGTGATTAGCAGCAGATCCATAACCCTCTCCTCAGTGGAGACTGTAGCTCAGTCCCTATGCCCACACCCACCCCCATCTCCCCATCTCCTCTGTGGGAATTAACCTCCGGGATTGTTTGGCTGTGCCTGCTGTCCTTCTGCTTCTGGTATTGGGTCTGGCTCTGGTGATGCAGCTTCCCTTTGCCCCCGCAGATGCAGGAGTAATCCACTCAGCAGTTGCCCATTCAGATGCTCCGTAGTGTGGCGAATCACCAGAGCAACCAGTTCAATCAACTCGGCTTCATTAAGGTTCATCCACCCAGCATCGAAGTGGGAGTCTGAGAAGTTGCTGACCTTATCGATGAGGAGAGCGATCGCAGCATCTAACTTCCAGGAGGCATGACTTGGGAAAACGTCTGTTGAGTCACCACAGCGATCGCCCCACTCCTGATTGGGATTACCACTGAACCCTTGGCTTTGATTGTGGTTGGTATTGGGGTTGGAACTGTCACTAAGCCCCTGAGTTTGGTGGCGGTTAAGGTTGGGGTTGGGACTGTGATTCAGCCCCTGAGTTTGGTTGTGGTCAGATCTGATTTCAATTCCGTTATTGGAAACATTGCTAAGACCATTTGGGGAGTTACCGAAACCCTGGTTCATAAACCCTCTTATGTGTGGAAAGGAAGAAAACACTCAAACCACAAAAGAGGGAAAGAAAAGAGAAAAGAGGAAAGGAAAAAGGGGAAGGGAAGGCTTCTGGCAAGGCTTTGAGGGTTCCTGCAATTGAACCAGGTTTGTTCTAGAACTTGGGAGGGGGTCAGAGTTCTAGAACACCTCTCGCAGTTGTTTCTTGAGTTGGGCTGGAGTGATTTAACTTGTCATTTTAGGGGAGAGGCGATCGCTCCAGTAGGGCTGAATTAGAGCGCGATCGGAGTGTCAGTTTCAAGTCCTCTCACTGTGGTTCCCCACTCTCTATCCCCATCCTGTTCTGGTTTCTTACCACCTACCCTTCATCCTGTTCTGTTTGCCCCCATCTACCCTCTACGCCTACCCCTTCATCTGTGGTGGGGTACAAAGGGATTGGGGAAAGGGGAAGGAGGTTGAGATGCCAGTAGGAAACTACCCACCCTCCAAGCATTGTGGGTAAAAGGGATTGGGGAAAAGGAAAGAAAAGAAAAAAGAAAAAAGGAAAAGGGAAAAGCGATCGCTCTCCTCTGGTTGGACTGGCTTTTGCGTGAAGTTCTCTTGGAGCAGTAACAGGGCTTGATTCAAGGCAAAGTGTGATCTTGAAACATCAAGAGTAAGTGCCAGGGGAGAGATCTGCTCAATCTGCTTCTGGTGGGGATTTCTCTGTTCTTTGTGCTGTTGCAGTTCATGCTGGGGTAGGAGCTAGAGTTCTGTTGTTAGCCAGAGTAGGGTGAGGGGGTTGGTTGCGTACGATGGGGTCATATAACAAAGCGATAAGACAAATCATTCCCCTCTAGTAGCGCGTGCTGGAGGGGATATTTGATGAAGTCAACATTTTTGTAATATCAATTACATCAAGGATGATCTCTCATAATTCGTACTTCAGTGCTTCCCAAGCATCGCTTATGGTGACAAACCCAATGTTAAGTAAAGGATCAATAAAGTTTTACCGAGAGATATAAGAGAACTTACTTTTTCTGTCACACATCTCACTTTGGAATCACTAGCATTAAGCAGAGTCATACTGCCTTGAAGCCGATATAGAGCCTCGTTCTGCTCGTGTCGTCCATATGGAAAGCTAGGAGAAACAACTAGGTAAGAAACATGAACCAAAGTAATGGGCATCTGCCACTCACAGATGCCATTTCTAACTTCAAATTAAACCACTCAAGCATCCTTTTGGAATACTGTCAATTAGCCTCAAAGGAGTGTTTATCTACCTCTGATGAAGACCGTATGAGTGAAATTTTAGAACTTGCAGAATCAGATGGAGTGTTGGACTTTTGGCTAAATGAAGCAGATCACTTTCTTGCCCATGAACTAAATCTAACTAATAAGGAAAGCATCTACAAGTTTGAAAATCAATTGGCTAACCTGAGAGAGCATCTAGAGCATCAATTGATCGAGAACGAGAAGTTAGATTTATTTGAGGAATTGAGACATCACCTTAAGCATGCTTCTCAGGAGTTACAGGAGCACTTGAAAAACCGAGGTTTTGATCCAGGTCCAATCGATGGGATTCTGGGTCCTCGAACCCATTCTGCTTTGATTGCTTTTCAACAAGCTAATCAATTAATTCCTAATGGTCTTCCTGATGCAGTAACCCGAGAAGCTTTAGGATTAAAGTAGCTATTGCTAGGGCACATCTCCAATATTTTGTTGCAGAGAAGCAGGGTTTTTAGAACTCTGCTTTTAATTTTTGCATCTTTATAAAAGAAGTACTCGTCACGTCTTGACTCTACTTTTCACTATCTATTGAAAGCACTTGGATAGAGGTTATCAAGACTATGCAAGCATTTCAACATGACCATCTTATGGAATGTCCTGAGTGTGGAAGAAAAGCTTTAGTAAAACAGAGCAACACAATCTATCAATGTTTATGTTGTGAATTCAAGAGGGATCTTGCTAATCCCCATGCCAACTTTGACAACAACTCAACTCTAACCTTAATTATTGTCATCATTACTATAGTTGTAATGTTAGGAGCGATACGAGAAGCAGAATCTCCCTCAGAACCTCAATTTCAACCTTCTAGTCAAACAATGCAAACTACTCCCTGACTATGAGAGGCACTTACCCTCAAGGTACTAAAGATTCTTGAGGTCTGCTTCTGTGGTAAATCTCCCGAAGACGTTGCATTGCTCGCTGCCCTCTTTTTCTTAAAGCAGGCTCATTTTGAGGGGATTCACCCATTTCAACAAAACGCTCTCCGATGTCTCTCCATGAAAGGTTTTCAACAATTCTAAGCTCTAAAATCTGACGATCGCTCGATTCGAGCTCTAGATAAGCTTGTCTAACAACTTCGAGATCCAACTCAATGATTTCCTCTGAAACAAGCAAGGCTTCCATGTACTCACTTTCGACAGGTTGACAACGGTGGTTGTCCCGGCTCCGTTCTCGAATAACGTTGTAAGCTGTTTTCCTCATCCAAGCTTTGGGGCTCTTGATGGAACTGCCTTTTAAAATGAAGTCTACACCTCGAAGATAGGATTCATTGAAAATGTCAAATTCTGTATGAATATCCTCCAGGTGAAATTGCCTCAAAGTCCGTTTAATAAACGAGAGGAAGGAGCGGGTGCGAGGATTATTAGCTTTTAATAAACAGTAGATTTCCGCGTTAAACTGTCGTAACTCTGGGGATGGCATCCTGCTAGGCATTTGAGTACTTAGTATGAAGGCTATGCCTAATTAGTGCTAATTACTACTAAATTGTGACAGCAAAACGTTTTAGCGGAATGACAGTAAGCGATTTACAAGAATTTACTCGTGTTTTTGTGTCCTTAAGAGGCTGAGGGTGGTCGGTTCAGCAGGAGAAGCTGGGAGGCTATCTCTCCTTAAAAGCAACCCAATCCGAAGGGCATCTGCCTATTGCTTCTCCCTCTAATCAAAGGGCAGTGGTGTACCCATCATAGCTGCCAGGATAGAAGTGATAGTGTCAAGCTCCTCAATCGGGTAAACCTTCTGCTCCAGGCTGACAACCTTGCCCTCTAGCTTGAGAAACTGCCACTGGAGTCCAGTTGTGCTGACACCGTAGATTGGTTCTGGTGATGCGTTAAAGAGTTGAGCAGCTGCCATCTCTACCAAGCAATGAGGTAGTCCATGCTTGATCTCACGCTTGACCTCCACAATCAGAGACACAGGGGGATGGATACGGAAGTTTAGGGGAGAGCGGCTCACCAGATAATCACATTGCCCGACTAACCCACAAGTTGGGTCAACTTCAAAGGGTCCTCCAATAAACAACCTCAATTGGAGTGTGCCTGCCAGATGAAGGAGCAGTTGCCCAACTATCCATCGACGAGTTGATTCATTGCTAGTAGGGGTAACATTTTGGATCAGATATTCCCAATACTCCTTCACGCGGGGAGGGATCTCAAGGGGTGGAGCTACCACTAGAGGCGATCGCACTGGATGGATTTCAAGGGCAAACTGCTGCTGAACCAGTTTGAGAAGTCGATCGTGCATGGCTTAACCAAAGTCAGAGAAGATGGCACCGGGCTGAAAAGATGGAGTAGTGGTTATTGCTTCTAGTGGTTGAGCTGTGATTGGGGTGATTCGCAGTTGCGCTGAGGAGTCTCCGTCAACCCAAGTTTGATTGATACGCTCTAGCAGGGCTTCTGGGGTGAGGCTGCCGATGGGTAAATCTTCTTTGAATGAGCGGTAGAGGAAGTATTCCCACTGCTCTGGGTGATAGAGCATATGAGCAGCGACAGCTAAGGCAGAGTCTGCTTCTACCACACGCACTAGATTGGGAGAGATGCCTTCATCGTACAGGGAGGTAATGAGAAATAGGGGCATAACACTATCGAGCTGCAATAGGAGGAGGGAGTCCAAGATAAGGCTAATAGGAAAGTTGGGAAAGGGGTGTGTCTAGAATTTTGGGTAAAACCTTATTCTGTCTTCGCTCTAACCCACGCGCAACTGAAGTGCGGGCTCATGGGATGAAGTCTGCTAAAGCAGACCAGGAGAGGTTTTCAGTCCACCTTAGTGGACTTTGGAAGGTAGCCCGTCATTGATGCGCGGGCGGATGGGAACGGTAACAGACCCACTTTAATTGACATAGCCTGGGAAAGGGGAAGAGCATGATGACTCTTGGAGTTTGTTCTAGAACTTGGATACCCCCTAATCTTCTAGAACATTTTTAGCAGAACCCCTACTACTTGCCCTCCTTCCTGGATTGCCGGGGCCTAACTTCCACATCAACGGTCTTTATCTCATTACCCCACCACCTCACCCCTCATCTATTGTGGGTACAAAGGGATTGGGGAAAGGGAAAAGGGAAAAGGAAAGAAGGGAAAAGGAAAAGCGATCGACTCTCCTACAGCAGAGACGTGTCCTTTGAGCCAGAGGGGGGATTGTAAATTAGATTGTGTCAAAGGTCAGAAATGAGATCTAATGAACTACTAGACCCGAGACACTCGTACTATGACTTTTCGACCTGAACTCCTCGAT from Oscillatoria sp. FACHB-1407 carries:
- a CDS encoding LexA family protein, whose translation is MSFPAPGDSSLDTSLDLNGLVKNPAATFFMRVEGEGLLNECVHPGDLLIVDRSIDAVAGKLVVAAVDGALVIRKLQIVNGQLRLQEPDASAKASGDFEVWGVVTTIIHSL
- a CDS encoding peptidoglycan-binding domain-containing protein — its product is MNQSNGHLPLTDAISNFKLNHSSILLEYCQLASKECLSTSDEDRMSEILELAESDGVLDFWLNEADHFLAHELNLTNKESIYKFENQLANLREHLEHQLIENEKLDLFEELRHHLKHASQELQEHLKNRGFDPGPIDGILGPRTHSALIAFQQANQLIPNGLPDAVTREALGLK
- a CDS encoding Y-family DNA polymerase, encoding MQPKIIALADCNSFFVSCEKVFNPALEGKPVVVLSGNDACVVSRSPEAKAIGIKMQAMGTEVKRFVSSHGLHIFSSNPALYRDMSRRVMTTLSHFCPTVEVYSVDEAFLDLTGFSQHNRVEYGQQMRQSVKQWTGIPVSIGIAPTKTLAKIANHRAKADPASQGVVDLTTGQDWFAILSEVAVRSIWGVGSHTAEALQARGIKTALQLQQADQSWIKKRFGVILLRTVLELGGMSCLPVEPTSDPRQGMMVTRCFGRPVTELAEMREAIATHTSRLAEKLRQEGLATQVVYVSMRTNRFANTPQYEASQEIRLEAPTNLTDKLLPHTLEAASALFKEGFQYYKAGVSAPKLVEADEVQTNLFDAHSDEKSQRLMQAMDQINRKLGSGSIKYAAMGLKQDWGTRVGYPSKRYTTCWDELPIVRA
- a CDS encoding sigma-70 family RNA polymerase sigma factor, translated to MPSPELRQFNAEIYCLLKANNPRTRSFLSFIKRTLRQFHLEDIHTEFDIFNESYLRGVDFILKGSSIKSPKAWMRKTAYNVIRERSRDNHRCQPVESEYMEALLVSEEIIELDLEVVRQAYLELESSDRQILELRIVENLSWRDIGERFVEMGESPQNEPALRKRGQRAMQRLREIYHRSRPQESLVP